A stretch of DNA from Pseudomonadota bacterium:
TGTAGAGGCATCCAGCAGGAAGGACTCCAATACAAGGCGTATTACTGAACTTATGTCCAAAGTAAAAGATGGTGATATGATTATAACCGCTGAACTCTCAAGATTGGGCAGAAGCATTGTTGAGGTGATAAATATCGTGAATGAATTGATAACAAGAAACATCCGTCTCGTTGTCATCAAACAGTCTCTTGATATAAAAGGAAGCCATGACATGCAGTCAAAGATTCTCATCACCCTGTTTTCCTTATTAGCCGAACTGGAAAGAGACCTCATATCAGAGAGGACAAAATCCGCCCTTCATGCGGCGAAAATAAGCGGAAAGGTACTTGGTAGGCCAAAGGGCAGCATATCTAAAAGTAAGCTTGACGGTAAAGAGGATGAGATACGGATACTCTTACAGAAGAA
This window harbors:
- a CDS encoding recombinase family protein, whose protein sequence is MKIIAYLRVSTNTQDLNNQKFEILNYTNKNNLKVDEFIDVEASSRKDSNTRRITELMSKVKDGDMIITAELSRLGRSIVEVINIVNELITRNIRLVVIKQSLDIKGSHDMQSKILITLFSLLAELERDLISERTKSALHAAKISGKVLGRPKGSISKSKLDGKEDEIRILLQKKISKSAIARILDTSRTNLTGFMRKRKFV